From Saccharomycodes ludwigii strain NBRC 1722 chromosome IV, whole genome shotgun sequence, one genomic window encodes:
- the DAL81 gene encoding Dal81p (similar to Saccharomyces cerevisiae YIR023W | DAL81 | Degradation of Allantoin) encodes MSQPTSPWNFDQFMPNNNNNNKLTSMNSPRNNGNMKTNNNTNFNNSSMLGFNDDYASILNNLANSTQSKLLNNSNAASPDNNNNKTNNDLITRATGNNSDRENLDMLIQHYQGLIKQPTTNVNSPPTTTTATANGNGFKAYKSIIQETKICDHCRRRQTKCVVVPNLQSCVQCETKGIKCTYSEIPATKTATELDQLKRSRVDENVNVHELLKRTKLDNNNNNNNNNNNNNNNNNNNNNNNGNNNSSSLQYYSEMLQSIAPPSQQRQYLNNLSLNSGSITNNTNMTTSSSSSPSNLQFMINNSNQSNTTPTTRNHRNSGNSSIGKFTLSGSNLVKQNYYNGQMNQQQIMTPAVPIQYPRSSFYVGPTSLFDINLVNHVKLDKIDQIQISKTLTLRKVASTVQFVLRDDFNESLYLKQAQEIDYVEKLVHPHGKVLVDIFFKIIHPYFPILHERVFMEKYSRSYRELTAPLLASIYSLALQWWDFHPQLVGFPRPNVQDELNSISLRMFFDVIERPKLSIVQTGLLILMCRADSTNNWVIVSEVVALAEELGLGVDCQDWRLPRWERGLRRRLAWAVWAMDKWISLLEGRYSHLILGRNWLVKMLGEEDFPEDSPTMDSVNQGNSSNNQKSIFSAQSPSFASLMDLTPTADDINNGKLLFQQYVSLSIILGEILDTFYTLGALATTNRVEYVLKLAKPLQLKLREWYHSLPPQLSINNFQAKKFNSNASLTLAYFAAEITLHRKIISTLDSNTPKELTHVCRQAAKTRLAAAIEFICELKSEHTNAFWYSSSTGNLALMGTFAALLYVTSTTKEEALEFRDYLRKYVWVLRITSKSFEKAKFALDRILMLLIQIPGLLTDEPLTVGGAVPASSVAGSPQSTNQNNFVPLPPSRVQTPSTRAHSNIPNRVSSTINNDNQLNNVLLSSSSNMNMPISAPSVLPQQQLNSPMLVEQQQSQYKTKNAFATVANNTNTNTAINNNNKTKINFTDNDNITYDPNNYDNSTHTAKSAPDKISMDKLKNLSPEVLETLRSLQDNVPGLSDFIAAATTAATTTATTTSNITNNDSAMVNNCKTQDNIRSGSNISNFSALSPKKNSNHNNINTNITNSNNSNDTDNNDSNDINNNDNNNDNNNNNNNNNNSSTKNDNNNINDSDNKNTAASITSTTDNHLNKTNDVTNKNSDKNTNILMNEVSKTPTSTSDSTNINDKVNEDNNNNDNISCDKKDTDRHSDSGISKNSNASSSNEFQKSGDSNQASIPTPTISNSNSTPEGKSKDVTNPIDD; translated from the coding sequence atgtCGCAACCAACTTCTCCATGGAATTTCGATCAATTTATGccaaacaataacaacaataataaattaacttCAATGAATTCTCCTAGAAATAATGGCAATATgaaaactaataataatacaaatttCAACAACAGCTCCATGCTAGGCTTTAATGACGATTATGCCAGTATCTTAAATAATTTGGCAAATTCAACTCAGagtaaattattaaacaattcAAATGCTGCTTCTCctgacaataataacaataaaactaACAATGATTTAATTACAAGGGCAACTGGTAACAACAGCGATAGAGAGAATCTGGATATGTTAATTCAACATTATCAAGGTTTGATTAAACAACCAACAACCAATGTTAACAGTCCTCCTACAACCACCACCGCTACCGCTAATGGTAACGGATTTAAAGCTTATAAGTCCATTATTCAAGAAACTAAAATTTGTGATCACTGTAGAAGAAGGCAAACCAAATGTGTTGTAGTGCCTAATTTACAAAGTTGTGTTCAATGCGAAACAAAAGGTATCAAATGTACTTATTCTGAGATTCCAGCTACTAAGACTGCCACAGAATTAGATCAACTGAAACGTTCAAGGGTTGATGAAAATGTTAATGTTcatgaattattaaaaagaacCAAACtcgataataataataataataataataataataataataataataataataataacaacaacaacaacaataatggtaacAATAATTCATCTTCGTTACAATATTATTCAGAAATGTTACAAAGTATAGCACCTCCCTCGCAACAACgacaatatttaaataatttaagtTTAAACAGTGGTAGTATCACCAACAACACAAATATGACTACGTCATCTTCTTCGAGTCCTTCAAATTTACAGTTTATGATTAATAACAGCAACCAAAGCAACACGACTCCTACCACACGAAACCATCGTAATAGTGGCAACAGTAGTATTGGAAAATTTACCTTATCAGGAAGCAACTTAGTTAAACAAAACTATTACAACGGCCAGATGaaccaacaacaaattaTGACCCCTGCTGTTCCTATCCAATACCCTAGATCTTCTTTTTATGTTGGCCCAACTTCGTTGTTCGACATTAACCTTGTGAACCATGTTAAACTAGACAAAATTGATCAAATTCAGATATCAAAAACTTTAACTTTACGTAAAGTTGCATCAACTGTTCAATTTGTATTGAGAGATGATTTTAACGAATCTCTGTATTTGAAACAAGCACAGGAAATTGACTACGTGGAAAAATTAGTACATCCTCACGGTAAAGTCTTGGttgacatttttttcaaaataatacatcCATATTTTCCAATACTACACGAAAGAGTTTTTATGGAAAAATATTCCAGGTCATATAGGGAACTAACAGCTCCTCTACTAGCATCGATATATTCTTTGGCATTACAGTGGTGGGACTTCCATCCGCAGCTAGTAGGCTTTCCCAGGCCAAATGTGCAAGATGAGCTAAATTCGATTTCACTGAGGATGTTTTTTGATGTTATAGAGAGACCTAAATTGAGTATTGTTCAAACTGGgctattgattttaatgtGCAGGGCAGACTCCACCAATAATTGGGTTATTGTATCAGAAGTTGTTGCCCTTGCGGAGGAATTGGGGTTGGGTGTAGATTGTCAAGATTGGAGACTACCCAGATGGGAAAGAGGATTAAGACGTAGATTGGCATGGGCTGTATGGGCTATGGATAAGTGGATTTCTTTACTAGAGGGACGTTACTCACATTTGATATTGGGGAGAAACTGGCTAGTTAAAATGTTGGGAGAGGAAGATTTCCCAGAAGATTCACCCACCATGGATTCTGTAAACCAGGGAAATAGTAGcaataatcaaaaatctATATTCAGCGCACAATCCCCCAGTTTTGCATCATTGATGGACTTGACACCCACAGCCGATGATATCAATAATGGTAAGCTTTTATTTCAGCAATATGTTTCATTAAGTATCATTTTGGGTGAGATTCTAGACACTTTTTACACTTTAGGTGCCTTAGCCACAACGAATAGGGTGGAATATGTATTGAAATTGGCCAAACCCTTACAATTAAAGTTAAGAGAATGGTACCATTCATTACCCCCTCAACTGTCTATCAACAATTTTCAAGCCAAAAAATTCAACAGCAATGCGTCTTTAACGTTAGCCTATTTTGCTGCTGAAATAACTCTACACAGGAAAATCATTAGTACTTTAGATTCTAACACACCCAAGGAATTAACGCATGTTTGTAGACAAGCTGCTAAGACAAGACTAGCTGCAGCAATTGAGTTTATTTGTGAATTAAAAAGCGAACATACCAATGCATTTTGGTATTCAAGTTCCACGGGTAATTTGGCTTTGATGGGCACTTTTGCCGCATTACTATATGTTACATCCACCACCAAAGAGGAAGCTTTGGAATTTAGAGATTATTTGAGAAAATACGTTTGGGTTTTAAGAATCACTTCgaaaagttttgaaaaagctAAATTTGCATTGGATAGAATATTAATGTTGTTGATACAAATTCCAGGTTTATTGACGGATGAGCCTTTGACAGTGGGTGGAGCAGTTCCTGCCTCATCGGTTGCTGGTTCTCCGCAATCCACAAATCAAAACAATTTTGTGCCGCTGCCACCTTCTCGTGTTCAAACTCCAAGTACGCGTGCACATAGCAATATTCCTAATCGTGTTTCTtctactattaataatgataaccAATTGAATAATGTGTTATTATCCTCATCATCTAATATGAATATGCCAATATCAGCACCTTCTGTTTTGCCACAACAGCAACTTAATTCTCCAATGTTGGttgaacaacaacaatcgCAGTATAAAACGAAAAATGCTTTTGCAACTGTTGCCAATAATACGAATACCAACACGgccattaataataacaataaaactaaaattaattttactgacaatgataatattacatATGACCCAAACAATTACGATAACAGTACTCATACAGCAAAATCTGCACCTGATAAAATATCTAtggataaattaaaaaatttgtctCCTGAAGTTTTGGAGACTTTGAGAAGTTTACAAGATAACGTTCCCGGTTTAAGTGATTTTATTGCTGCTGCCACTACTGCTGCCACTACCACTGCCACTACCACTAGCAACATTACAAATAACGATAGTGCTATGGTTAATAATTGTAAGACACAGGATAATATTCGTTCAGGGTCGaatatttctaatttttctgCTTTAagtccaaaaaaaaatagtaaccataataatattaatactaatatcaccaatagtaataatagcaatgatACGGACAACAATGATAGCAATGAtattaacaacaatgacaacaacaatgacaacaacaacaacaacaacaataataataacagtagcACTAAAAAtgacaacaataacattaaTGATAGTGACAACAAAAACACTGCTGCCTCTATTACCAGTACTACTGATAATCATCTAAATAAAACCAATGATgttactaataaaaatagcgATAAAAATACTAACATTCTGATGAATGAAGTTTCAAAAACACCTACTTCGACAAGTGATTCTACTAACATAAACGATAAGGTTAatgaagataataataataatgataacatTAGTTGTGATAAAAAGGATACTGATAGACATAGCGATAGTGGCATCTCTAAAAATAGCAATGCTAGTTCTAGCAATGAATTCCAAAAATCCGGTGATTCTAACCAAGCATCGATACCCACACCAACTATTTCTAATTCTAATTCAACCCCTGAAGGCAAATCGAAGGACGTAACTAATCCTATTGATGActga
- the ARC19 gene encoding Arc19p (similar to Saccharomyces cerevisiae YKL013C | ARC19 | ARp2/3 Complex subunit), which produces MSQSLRPYLTAVRYSLQAALNLSNFSSQEVERHNRPEIEVPHPSAELLLQPMYISRNEHEQVLIEPSVNSVRVSIKVKQADEIETILVHKFTRFLEQRAENFYILRRVPINNDYSISFLITNKHTESMKTNKLVDFIIEFMEDVDKEISEMKLFLNARARFVAEAYLSEFVY; this is translated from the coding sequence atGTCTCAATCTCTGCGCCCATATTTGACTGCTGTTCGTTATTCTCTACAAGCTGCCTTAAACTTGTCCAATTTTTCTTCGCAAGAAGTTGAAAGACATAATAGACCAGAAATAGAAGTCCCACATCCAAGTGCGGAATTGCTATTGCAGCCCATGTACATATCACGTAATGAACATGAGCAAGTGTTAATTGAACCAAGTGTTAATAGTGTTCGTGTTAGTATTAAAGTTAAGCAGGCTGATGAAATTGAAACAATCTTGGTTCATAAGTTTACGAGATTTTTGGAACAACGTGCAGAAAACTTTTACATATTAAGAAGAGTGccaataaataatgattacagcatttcatttttaattactaATAAACATACTGAATCTATGAAAACCAACAAGTTGGTTGACTTTATTATTGAGTTTATGGAAGATGTAGATAAGGAGATTAGTGAgatgaaattatttttaaatgcaAGAGCAAGATTTGTGGCTGAAGCTTATTTAAGTGAGTTTGTTTATTAG